From the Primulina tabacum isolate GXHZ01 chromosome 15, ASM2559414v2, whole genome shotgun sequence genome, one window contains:
- the LOC142527416 gene encoding pleiotropic drug resistance protein 1-like — translation MEGGDIFRVSSARISSSNIWRNTGLEVFSRSSLEADDEEALKWAAIEKLPTYLRIRRGILQEKEGLSREIDIKNLGLVERKNLVERLLKIVEEGNEKFLLKLKERIDRVGLEFPTIEVRFEHLSIDAEAYVGSRALPTVFNFTVNILEGFLSCLRILPSRKKPLPILHDASGIIKPGRMTLLLGPPSSGKTTLLLALAGKLDPELKASGKVTYNGSEMTEFVPQRTSAYISQYDLHIGELTVRETLAFSARCQGVGARYEMLAELSRREKEANIKPDPDIDIFMKASSIEGQEASVVTDYILKILGLEICADTLVGDEMVRGISGGQRKRLTTGEMMVGPARALFMDEISTGLDSSTTYQIVDSIRQSIHILQGTALISLLQPAPETYDLFDDIILLSDGHIVYQGPRKNILEFFEHMGFRCPERKGVADFLQEVTSKKDQEQYWIHKNEPYIYVSDKEFSEAFQSFHVGRKLGDELAVPFDKEKSHPAALTTAKYGVSKKEVLKACVSREFLLMKRNSFVYIFKMTQLILMALISMTVFLRTEMHKNTKTDGGVYMGALFFALIMIMFNGFSELALSILKLPVFYKQRDLLFFPAWAYSLPSWILKIPVTLVEVIIWVVITYYATGYDYDVGRFFKHLLLLICVNQMASALFRFVGALGRNIIVANTFGSCALITVLVLGGFILSRDDIKKWWIWGYWTSPLMYGQNAIAVNEFLGKSWRHVPDGSTESVGISVLKSRGIFPEARWYWIGVGAIIGYTFLFNFLVTLALTYLNPFGRPQAILSEETLAERNASKRGHSVELSSRRKSTSGKEDGVYRAVSSRVGSSGEADPNRKRGMILPFEPLSITFDDIRYAVEMPQEMKAQGVQENRLELLKGISGAFRPGVLTALMGISGAGKTTLMDVLAGRKTGGYIDGTIIISGYKKKQETFARISGYCEQTDIHSPHVTVHESLQFSAWLRLPPEVDASARKMFIEEVMELVELTPLREALVGLPGVNGLSTEQRKRLTIAVELVANPSIIFMDEPTSGLDARAAAIVMRTVRNTVDTGRTVVCTIHQPSIDIFDAFDELLLLKRGGEEIYVGPLGRHSSHLIQYFEGINGVGNIKDGYNPATWMLEISSTAQEAALGVDFTEIYKNSELHRRNKALIKELSVPAPGSKDLYFRTSYAQSFWTQCMACLWKQHWSYWRNPPYTAVRLLFTTFIALMFGTIFWDIGSKRTRKQDIFNAMGSMYAAVLFLGVQNATSVQPVVAVERTVFYRERAAGMYSALPYAFGQVVIELPNLLIQTLIYGVIIYAMIGFEWTFSKFFWYLFFMYFTLLYFTFYGMMTVAVTPNHNIAAIISSAFYALWNLFSGFIIPKTRIPVWWRWYYYICPISWTLYGLVASQFGDIKSNIEDNETVEHFITSYFGFKHDFVGYVALIIVGISVLFGLIFAFSIRAFNFQKR, via the exons ATGGAAGGTGGCGACATTTTTCGAGTCAGCAGCGCTCGTATAAGCAGTTCAAACATATGGAGGAACACTGGATTAGAAGTTTTTTCGAGATCTTCGCTTGAAGCAGATGATGAAGAAGCATTGAAATGGGCTGCAATAGAGAAACTTCCGACGTATCTTCGGATACGAAGAGGAATACTTCAAGAAAAGGAAGGCCTATCAAGAGAAATCGATATCAAGAATCTTGGATTAGTAGAAAGGAAGAATCTTGTCGAAAGGCTATTGAAGATAGTAGAGGAAGGGAATGAGAAGTTCTTGTTGAAGCTCAAAGAACGAATCGATAG AGTTGGTCTTGAGTTTCCCACCATTGAAGTCCGGTTCGAGCATTTGAGCATCGATGCGGAAGCTTATGTTGGCAGTAGAGCTTTGCCTACTGTATTCAACTTCACTGTCAACATCTTAGAG GGATTCTTGAGCTGTCTTCGTATTCTGCCAAGCCGAAAAAAACCATTGCCTATTCTTCATGATGCTAGTGGCATCATCAAACCAGGAAG AATGACACTGCTTTTAGGGCCACCAAGTTCCGGCAAGACGACATTGCTGCTAGCTTTGGCTGGAAAACTTGATCCGGAGTTAAAA GCATCGGGAAAAGTAACGTACAACGGTAGTGAAATGACAGAGTTTGTGCCACAAAGAACATCTGCTTACATAAGCCAGTATGATCTGCACATAGGTGAATTGACAGTTAGAGAAACACTGGCTTTTTCAGCAAGATGTCAAGGAGTTGGAGCTCGTTACG AAATGCTAGCAGAATTGTCAAGAAGAGAGAAGGAGGCAAACATTAAACCAGATCCTGATATTGATATTTTCATGAAG GCTTCATCTATTGAAGGGCAGGAAGCAAGCGTAGTGACAGATTACATCCTTAAG ATACTGGGGCTTGAGATATGCGCGGATACTTTGGTTGGAGATGAAATGGTTAGAGGGATTTCAGGAGGACAACGAAAGAGACTGACAACAG GAGAGATGATGGTTGGACCAGCAAGAGCGTTGTTTATGGATGAGATATCGACAGGTTTAGACAGTTCAACTACGTACCAGATCGTGGATTCGATAAGGCAATCCATCCATATTCTACAAGGAACTGCTTTGATCTCACTCCTTCAGCCTGCACCAGAAACTTATGACTTATTTGATGACATAATTCTCCTATCAGATGGGCATATAGTGTATCAAGGGCCACGAAAAAACATATTAGAATTCTTCGAACATATGGGATTCAGATGTCCTGAAAGAAAAGGGGTAGCAGATTTCTTGCAAGAA GTGACATCAAAGAAAGATCAAGAGCAGTACTGGATACATAAGAACGAGCCTTATATTTACGTTTCTGATAAAGAATTTTCCGAAgcgtttcagtcatttcatgtCGGTAGGAAGCTAGGAGACGAGCTCGCTGTTCCTTTCGATAAAGAGAAGAGCCATCCTGCTGCCTTAACCACTGCTAAATACGGCGTTAGCAAGAAAGAGGTTCTAAAAGCTTGTGTATCTCGAGAATTCCTTCTTATGAAAAGAAATTCTTTCGTCTACATATTCAAGATGACTCAA CTTATTCTCATGGCTTTGATATCCATGACAGTATTTCTACGAACTGAAATGCATAAGAACACAAAAACAGACGGTGGAGTCTACATGGGAGCTCTCTTTTTCGCACTGATCATGATTATGTTCAATGGATTCTCGGAACTTGCTCTCAGTATATTGAAACTTCCTGTATTTTATAAGCAACGGGACCTTCTTTTTTTCCCCGCTTGGGCATACTCTCTGCCATCATGGATCCTTAAAATTCCTGTCACATTAGTTGAGGTTATCATTTGGGTTGTTATAACTTATTATGCCACAGGATATGATTATGATGTGGGAAG GTTTTTCAAACACTTGCTTCTGCTCATATGTGTCAACCAGATGGCCTCTGCGCTCTTTCGTTTCGTGGGGGCATTAGGAAGAAATATTATTGTTGCAAACACATTCGGATCATGTGCATTAATCACAGTTCTTGTCTTAGGAGGATTCATTTTATCCAGAG ATGATATCAAGAAATGGTGGATATGGGGATACTGGACCTCGCCTCTGATGTATGGACAAAATGCCATAGCGGTGAACGAATTTCTTGGAAAGAGTTGGAGACAT GTTCCTGATGGCTCAACAGAATCAGTTGGCATATCAGTCCTGAAGTCTAGAGGGATTTTTCCAGAAGCACGATGGTACTGGATAGGTGTGGGAGCAATCATCGGATATACTTTCCTATTCAATTTCTTAGTCACCTTAGCTCTAACCTATCTCAACC CATTTGGAAGACCTCAAGCTATTCTGTCAGAAGAAACATTAGCAGAGAGGAATGCTAGCAAAAGAGGTCATTCTGTAGAGTTGTCATCCAGAAGAAAGAGCACATCTG GAAAAGAAGACGGTGTATATAGAGCTGTATCATCAAGAGTCGGAAGCAGCGGTGAAGCTGATCCAAATAGGAAGAGGGGGATGATTTTACCCTTCGAACCTCTTTCAATCACTTTTGATGATATCCGTTATGCAGTGGAAATGCCGCAG GAAATGAAAGCTCAAGGTGTTCAAGAAAATCGATTAGAGCTTTTGAAAGGCATAAGTGGTGCTTTTAGGCCGGGAGTTTTGACAGCCCTGATGGGAATCAGTGGCGCAGGAAAGACCACTCTAATGGACGTATTAGCGGGTCGAAAAACAGGTGGATATATTGACGGGACAATCATTATATCTGGGTATAAGAAGAAGCAAGAAACATTTGCTCGTATATCAGGATACTGTGAGCAAACCGACATTCACTCACCTCATGTTACGGTTCATGAATCCTTGCAGTTTTCAGCATGGCTCAGGTTGCCTCCTGAGGTCGATGCATCAGCACGAAAG ATGTTCATTGAAGAGGTAATGGAACTAGTTGAACTCACTCCACTGAGAGAAGCACTTGTAGGCTTGCCTGGTGTGAATGGTCTTTCAACCGAGCAGCGAAAGAGGCTTACTATTGCAGTCGAGCTCGTGGCCAATCCTTCAATCATATTCATGGATGAGCCAACCTCCGGCCTTGATGCTAGAGCTGCTGCTATAGTGATGAGAACTGTGAGAAACACAGTGGACACAGGTCGAACTGTGGTCTGCACCATCCATCAACCTAGCATCGATATATTTGATGCTTTTGATGAG TTACTACTGCTAAAACGAGGGGGCGAAGAAAtatatgttggtccattaggACGGCATTCTTCTCATCTAATTCAATACTTTGAG GGAATAAATGGCGTGGGTAATATCAAAGATGGTTACAACCCAGCAACATGGATGTTAGAAATCAGTTCAACAGCCCAAGAAGCTGCTTTAGGAGTCGATTTCACAGAAATATACAAGAACTCCGAACTTCACAG AAGAAACAAAGCTTTGATCAAGGAACTTAGCGTACCAGCTCCTGGTTCAAAGGATTTGTACTTTCGAACAAGTTACGCCCAATCTTTCTGGACACAATGCATGGCTTGTCTGTGGAAACAGCACTGGTCATATTGGAGAAATCCACCATACACTGCTGTTAGATTGCTGTTCACTACATTTATTGCCCTGATGTTTGGCACGATTTTCTGGGATATTGGCTCGAAAAG GACAAGAAAGCAGGATATATTCAATGCAATGGGTTCAATGTATGCTGCTGTTCTTTTTCTAGGAGTACAAAATGCTACATCAGTACAACCAGTTGTTGCTGTCGAAAGAACGGTATTTTACCGGGAAAGAGCGGCTGGAATGTACTCAGCTTTACCCTATGCCTTTGGACAG GTTGTGATTGAACTTCCGAATCTTCTCATTCAAACACTTATCTATGGAGTCATTATATACGCCATGATTggttttgaatggacattttcCAAGTTCTTTTGGTATCTTTTCTTCATGTATTTCACCTTGCTATACTTTACATTCTATGGTATGATGACTGTCGCCGTTACCCCGAATCACAACATAGCGGCCATTATTTCCTCTGCGTTTTATGCTCTGTGGAACCTTTTCTCAGGATTCATCATCCCCAAAACA AGAATTCCGGTGTGGTGGAGATGGTATTATTACATTTGTCCAATTTCTTGGACGTTATATGGATTGGTTGCTTCACAATTCGGAGATATTAAGTCAAATATAGAGGACAATGAAACAGTTGAACACTTTATTACAAGTTATTTCGGATTTAAACACGATTTTGTGGGATATGTTGCTTTAATCATTGTTGGGATTTCTGTGCTGTTTGGCTTAATCTTTGCCTTCTCCATTAGGGCGTTTAATTTCCAGAAAAGATGA